The Cytophagia bacterium CHB2 DNA segment CATCAAACAGTGGCCGTGGGGCAGGCGAAACCCTTGCCCCCCGCCGCCGCCGGAAATGCATACGATCTTGCTCATTGTTATCGACAATACCGTTCATCTCACCATCAATTACTTATCCATAAAATATTTGGGCTGAACCGTGATCTTTTCCCGATCCAGTGGCATATTGCTGCATCCGACTTCTTTGCCTGGCCCCAGCGGCATTGGCGATATGGGCGCAGCCGCTTTTCATTTTATTGATGTCCTGTCTGACATGTCGCAACATCTGTGGCAGGTGTTGCCGCTCGGCCCCACCGGCTATGCCAATTCTCCCTACCAATCGTTTTCCGCATTCGCCGGCAATCCGTTGTTAATCAGTTTGGAAAAATTGGCGGAAGAAGATTTCTTGACGGCCGAGCAGTTGCACAAAATGCCGGCCTTTCCGCCGGAGCGGGTGGACTATGGCCTGGTGATCCAGCACAAGATTCCCCTGCTCAAAGAAGCTTCAGCAGCGTTCCAGATGCAAGCTTCAACAGTGGAAAGAAAAAACTTCGAAGATTTCTGCGCCGCGAATCAAGCCTGGCTCGATGATTATGCCTTGTTCATGGCGCTGAAAAACGTGCAAGACTTGCGGCCGTGGACGCCCTGGCCGCCGGAGCTG contains these protein-coding regions:
- a CDS encoding 4-alpha-glucanotransferase (amylomaltase; acts to release glucose from maltodextrins) — encoded protein: MIFSRSSGILLHPTSLPGPSGIGDMGAAAFHFIDVLSDMSQHLWQVLPLGPTGYANSPYQSFSAFAGNPLLISLEKLAEEDFLTAEQLHKMPAFPPERVDYGLVIQHKIPLLKEASAAFQMQASTVERKNFEDFCAANQAWLDDYALFMALKNVQDLRPWTPWPPEL